A genome region from Mammaliicoccus sp. Marseille-Q6498 includes the following:
- a CDS encoding DUF402 domain-containing protein encodes MVKESIPKEGQVIKVQSYKHDGNIHRVWSETTILKGTSHVIIGGNNRTLVTESDGRTWVTREPAIVYFHAEYWFNVICMFRDDGVYYYCNLSSPFVCDEEAIKYIDYDLDIKVYPSGKYHLLDEDEYRQHMKQMNYPRDIDAILKRNVDILQQWIERKKGPFAPDFIKVWQERFHSMERR; translated from the coding sequence ATGGTCAAAGAATCCATACCAAAAGAGGGCCAAGTAATTAAAGTTCAAAGTTATAAGCATGATGGAAACATACATCGTGTTTGGTCTGAAACAACTATTCTTAAAGGTACGAGTCATGTCATTATTGGTGGAAATAATCGAACACTTGTAACAGAAAGTGATGGTCGAACTTGGGTAACAAGAGAGCCAGCGATTGTATACTTTCATGCAGAATATTGGTTTAATGTAATTTGTATGTTCCGCGATGATGGGGTCTATTATTATTGTAATTTATCTTCACCATTTGTTTGTGATGAAGAAGCGATTAAATATATAGATTACGATTTAGATATTAAAGTATATCCAAGTGGGAAGTATCATTTGTTAGACGAAGATGAATATCGTCAACATATGAAACAGATGAATTATCCACGTGACATCGATGCGATATTGAAAAGAAACGTTGATATTCTTCAACAATGGATTGAAAGAAAGAAAGGACCATTTGCGCCAGACTTTATTAAAGTATGGCAAGAAAGATTTCATTCAATGGAAAGACGTTAA